One genomic region from uncultured Cohaesibacter sp. encodes:
- a CDS encoding methyl-accepting chemotaxis protein, whose amino-acid sequence MKLKYRIWGLLLLGLFGLGVLSGAFYWGESRKAQVTRATMLGEENVAAFNIAEVGIGKVASLSEQFLQRGDLALVGEMDAAAEKSRASFGKLGDQSAILSSLTGDALSGAKEIVKARTVAGLSENEGLKGELRSAVKTVEAKLNELGEADASVSIDAVMVKMLMLRRHEKDYMLRQQDKYVESFNARIKEFYTVLAASNVPQGAQKEIVPLMEAYHDTFLKWTDANNHVLELVTAFRDRIEGISGELSELKDTANAQLEVALNERKAIEAQVDAIAIGTMIATAIILLGGGILVIRSITHPIQNVTGAMNQIAKGNLDTTIPVSKQDDEIGELCKIASLLHRNVKMQKEMEVEEQAKQQQAERDKRAMMMQLADEFDSHVSGIVDSVSQSSHQLSATARTMAEVAEQTEHQATSASAASSQTMSNVQTIASATEEMTASIAEISEQIGVASGAAQEAVGKVSSTNQQMQTLAATASKIGEVVEMISSIAEQTNLLALNATIESARAGEAGKGFAVVAGEVKALAGQTSKATEQISLQIAEIQSATSEATLSIEEVSQVIQNVEAISSAIAGAIAEQNATAQEISGNIHQAAQGTEQVNENVSQVSSASKNAGRTSDEVVSAVKTLGEQSDQLKEKVTSFIARVRAV is encoded by the coding sequence ATGAAACTGAAATATCGCATCTGGGGGCTATTGCTGCTTGGCTTGTTTGGGCTTGGGGTGCTTTCGGGTGCCTTCTACTGGGGGGAAAGCAGAAAAGCGCAAGTGACGCGCGCGACAATGCTCGGGGAGGAGAATGTCGCGGCTTTTAACATCGCGGAAGTGGGAATCGGTAAAGTTGCTTCTCTTTCCGAGCAATTTCTACAGCGGGGCGATCTGGCACTTGTCGGCGAGATGGATGCTGCGGCTGAAAAGAGTCGGGCTTCCTTCGGCAAATTGGGTGATCAGAGCGCCATTCTGTCGAGCCTGACGGGGGATGCTCTTTCGGGGGCAAAAGAGATCGTCAAGGCGCGCACCGTGGCCGGATTGTCCGAAAATGAAGGGCTGAAGGGTGAACTGCGGAGCGCAGTCAAGACCGTAGAGGCCAAGCTGAACGAATTGGGTGAGGCTGATGCATCGGTGTCGATCGACGCTGTTATGGTCAAGATGCTGATGCTGCGTCGGCATGAGAAGGACTATATGCTGCGCCAGCAGGACAAATATGTTGAGAGTTTCAACGCGCGGATCAAGGAGTTCTACACGGTTCTTGCGGCCTCCAATGTCCCGCAGGGGGCGCAGAAAGAGATCGTGCCGCTGATGGAAGCCTATCACGACACATTCCTTAAATGGACGGACGCCAATAATCATGTGTTGGAACTGGTTACCGCTTTCCGCGACAGGATCGAGGGCATTTCAGGCGAGCTGTCCGAGCTGAAAGACACGGCAAATGCGCAGTTGGAAGTGGCTTTGAATGAACGCAAGGCCATTGAGGCGCAGGTGGATGCCATTGCCATTGGTACGATGATTGCCACTGCCATCATTCTTCTGGGTGGCGGAATTCTTGTCATTCGCTCTATCACGCATCCGATCCAGAATGTGACAGGCGCAATGAACCAGATTGCGAAGGGCAATCTCGATACGACCATTCCGGTTAGCAAGCAGGATGACGAGATTGGTGAGCTCTGCAAGATTGCGTCCTTGCTGCATCGGAATGTGAAGATGCAAAAGGAAATGGAGGTCGAGGAGCAGGCCAAACAGCAACAGGCCGAGCGCGATAAGCGTGCGATGATGATGCAGTTGGCCGATGAGTTCGACAGTCATGTAAGTGGCATTGTGGACTCGGTTTCCCAGTCTTCTCATCAATTGTCTGCCACGGCCCGCACGATGGCCGAGGTTGCAGAGCAGACCGAGCATCAGGCAACGTCCGCGTCTGCAGCGTCCAGCCAGACCATGAGCAATGTCCAGACGATTGCCTCTGCGACCGAGGAAATGACCGCCTCGATTGCCGAGATCAGCGAACAGATCGGCGTGGCTTCAGGAGCCGCGCAAGAGGCCGTTGGCAAAGTGAGTAGTACCAATCAGCAGATGCAGACCCTTGCCGCGACAGCGAGCAAGATTGGCGAGGTCGTGGAAATGATTTCTTCCATTGCCGAGCAAACCAACCTTCTGGCCCTTAACGCCACAATTGAATCGGCGCGCGCCGGAGAGGCGGGCAAAGGATTTGCTGTTGTGGCTGGTGAGGTGAAGGCTCTGGCGGGGCAAACGAGCAAGGCGACCGAGCAAATCTCACTGCAGATAGCCGAGATCCAGTCTGCAACGAGTGAGGCGACCCTGTCGATTGAAGAGGTCAGTCAGGTCATCCAGAATGTGGAGGCCATTTCTTCGGCCATCGCAGGGGCGATTGCTGAGCAGAATGCGACGGCGCAGGAGATTTCCGGCAATATTCATCAGGCCGCTCAAGGCACCGAGCAGGTCAACGAGAATGTGTCGCAGGTATCCAGTGCATCCAAAAATGCAGGGCGCACCTCTGACGAGGTTGTCAGTGCGGTCAAGACGCTGGGTGAGCAATCCGATCAGCTGAAAGAAAAGGTGACCAGCTTCATTGCTCGGGTTCGTGCCGTATAA
- the ykgO gene encoding type B 50S ribosomal protein L36 translates to MKIKNSLKALAKRHRDNRMVRRKGRVYIINKRNPRFKARQG, encoded by the coding sequence ATGAAAATCAAGAATTCACTGAAAGCACTTGCCAAGCGTCACCGTGATAACCGCATGGTTCGCCGCAAGGGTCGTGTTTACATCATCAACAAAAGAAATCCACGTTTTAAGGCTCGTCAGGGCTAA
- a CDS encoding ArsB/NhaD family transporter, which translates to MEHASGIATSAVFGWSPLVVATVILIAAYFFIISEKINRAIVSLLGAGLLVLLGVLNFELVIEGIDFNTIFLLTGMMVIVAITKDSGVFQFVAIYTAKAVKANPRKLLAALAIVTAVFSALLDNVTTVLLVVPVTLLLTDQLNLKAYPFLFSQIFASNIGGTATLIGDPPNILIGSAVGLGFMDFVEWVGPIALIILIFCLFFFDFIWGRKLTASEEDKEAMMKYNAFEAIEDKVLLVKSLFTLALVLAGFIWGHGQGWEPGTIALTGAAFLLLLHSFGGKPEEQSHHVHSAFQQVEWETIFFFLGLFVLVSGVEQTGLLKIMAEKLLGLTGTNIELAGMIILGASAVLSAIVDNIPFVATMIPLIKAMQADLGGPQAIEPLWWCLSLGACLGGNGTLIGASANVMVASFAERSGQRISFMDFMKLAFPLMLFTTLLSAIFAYFVYF; encoded by the coding sequence ATGGAACATGCCAGTGGAATCGCCACGAGCGCTGTCTTCGGATGGTCGCCTCTCGTTGTGGCAACGGTAATTCTGATTGCTGCCTACTTCTTCATTATTTCAGAAAAGATCAACCGCGCCATTGTATCCTTGTTGGGGGCCGGTTTACTGGTCCTGCTCGGCGTTCTGAACTTCGAGCTGGTCATTGAAGGCATCGATTTCAATACGATCTTCCTGCTTACGGGCATGATGGTGATTGTCGCAATCACCAAGGATTCCGGGGTCTTCCAGTTTGTCGCCATTTATACCGCGAAGGCGGTGAAGGCGAACCCGCGTAAGCTTCTGGCCGCTCTGGCCATCGTGACGGCTGTATTCTCTGCTCTTCTGGATAACGTGACAACGGTTCTGTTGGTGGTTCCGGTTACGCTCCTGTTGACTGATCAGCTCAATCTGAAGGCCTATCCGTTTCTGTTTTCGCAGATTTTTGCTTCCAACATCGGTGGTACGGCAACCCTTATCGGTGACCCGCCGAACATCCTGATTGGCTCCGCTGTGGGCCTTGGCTTCATGGATTTCGTTGAATGGGTTGGCCCGATTGCCCTGATCATTTTGATCTTCTGCCTTTTCTTCTTTGATTTTATCTGGGGTCGCAAGTTGACCGCGAGTGAAGAAGACAAAGAAGCAATGATGAAGTACAACGCCTTCGAAGCCATCGAAGACAAGGTGCTTCTGGTCAAATCCCTCTTCACTCTTGCCCTCGTTCTGGCTGGTTTCATCTGGGGCCATGGACAGGGCTGGGAACCGGGCACCATTGCTCTGACGGGCGCAGCCTTCCTGTTGCTGCTGCACAGCTTTGGTGGCAAGCCTGAAGAACAGTCCCATCATGTTCACAGTGCTTTCCAGCAGGTCGAATGGGAAACCATTTTCTTCTTCCTTGGGCTGTTCGTTCTGGTTTCCGGTGTCGAGCAGACCGGTCTTCTGAAGATCATGGCTGAGAAACTTCTGGGTCTGACCGGTACGAATATCGAGCTGGCTGGTATGATCATTCTGGGCGCATCGGCTGTCCTTTCGGCGATCGTTGATAACATCCCGTTCGTTGCCACGATGATCCCGTTGATCAAGGCCATGCAGGCCGATCTCGGTGGGCCTCAGGCGATTGAGCCGCTGTGGTGGTGTCTGTCGCTGGGCGCTTGTCTTGGCGGTAACGGTACCCTGATCGGTGCGAGTGCCAACGTTATGGTGGCCAGTTTCGCAGAGCGTTCAGGACAGCGCATCTCCTTCATGGACTTCATGAAGCTTGCATTCCCGCTGATGCTCTTTACGACTTTGCTGTCTGCTATCTTCGCCTACTTCGTCTATTTCTAA
- a CDS encoding CBS domain-containing protein yields MVDKVVSLTPDQTVEEAMNVLETRQIRTAPVLDENNILLGMFGFESLLKQMLPVSVRMPSGLQRLGFVRGAKPDIARRLRSIKAQSLTDAMNRDPIVLSPDLSVWEGIRKLAKHGSPLPVVENGTNRFLGIVTEQSAIAELERDEYSSR; encoded by the coding sequence ATGGTCGATAAAGTTGTTAGTTTGACCCCCGATCAAACTGTCGAGGAAGCAATGAATGTCCTTGAGACACGGCAGATAAGAACGGCCCCGGTTCTTGATGAAAATAACATCCTTTTGGGGATGTTTGGGTTCGAGTCGCTTTTGAAACAAATGCTTCCCGTCTCCGTCAGGATGCCGTCCGGGCTTCAACGCCTCGGTTTTGTTCGTGGTGCCAAGCCGGATATTGCGCGTCGCTTGCGTAGTATCAAGGCCCAGTCGCTAACAGACGCCATGAACCGAGATCCCATTGTCCTCAGCCCCGACCTTTCGGTCTGGGAGGGCATTCGCAAGCTGGCCAAACACGGCAGTCCGCTGCCGGTCGTGGAGAATGGTACAAACAGGTTCCTTGGCATCGTGACGGAGCAGTCCGCCATTGCCGAATTGGAACGTGACGAGTATTCATCACGTTAA
- the kdsB gene encoding 3-deoxy-manno-octulosonate cytidylyltransferase — MSVAIVIPARYGSSRLPGKPMLPILGTSMLERVWRIASATSGCSRIVISTEDQRIVDHAKSFGAEAVLTPDSCRNGSERAHATIEAANITEDAIINFQGDAVLTPPWVIQAMIDEFEKSQDPFDIVTPATEMSEAAIESLTESKKVNPASGTTVVFNKQHNALYFSKNILPFARSKGFSPTYRHIGLYGYRKASLERYVGLEPSPLELTEGLEQLRALEYGMTVRVVIVDYRNRTHASVDAKEDIAIAEEIISREGELVL; from the coding sequence ATGTCCGTTGCGATCGTCATTCCAGCCCGGTACGGCTCAAGCCGTCTACCCGGCAAGCCCATGTTGCCGATTTTGGGAACCAGCATGCTTGAGCGGGTCTGGCGAATCGCTAGCGCGACCAGTGGCTGCTCCCGAATCGTTATCAGCACCGAAGATCAGCGAATCGTCGATCATGCCAAAAGCTTTGGTGCGGAGGCCGTTCTTACGCCGGATAGCTGCCGCAACGGTTCCGAGCGCGCTCATGCAACCATCGAGGCGGCCAACATCACCGAAGATGCCATCATCAACTTTCAGGGCGATGCGGTTCTGACCCCTCCATGGGTCATTCAGGCCATGATTGACGAGTTCGAGAAGTCACAGGATCCATTTGATATCGTAACGCCCGCTACTGAAATGTCTGAAGCAGCGATTGAGAGCCTGACGGAAAGCAAAAAGGTCAATCCAGCCAGCGGCACCACCGTCGTATTCAACAAGCAGCATAACGCGCTCTATTTCTCCAAGAACATCCTGCCCTTCGCCAGAAGCAAGGGCTTTTCGCCGACCTATCGTCATATCGGCCTTTATGGCTATCGCAAGGCCTCGCTTGAGCGTTATGTCGGGCTGGAGCCTTCTCCGCTGGAATTGACCGAGGGTCTGGAACAGTTGCGTGCTCTGGAATATGGCATGACGGTCCGTGTCGTCATCGTAGACTATCGCAACCGCACCCACGCTTCGGTGGACGCCAAGGAAGACATCGCCATTGCCGAAGAAATCATCAGCCGCGAAGGCGAACTGGTTCTATAG
- a CDS encoding phosphoglycerate mutase family protein, with amino-acid sequence MKLILVRHGNTFAKGDKVVWVGARSDLPLVEKGKEQAQAVGEALKESGITADVLYCGPLKRTVQTAEIALATAGWEGVDMTISDALREIDYGLWEARSNDDIRAAYGDKDIDGWQQQSIWPDGYDWSPDPQTILSSWNAMVAEIEETFGEDATAVIVTSNGILRIVAPQFGIAASEAKVGTGSLCLVDNGVVKIWNAKNLSASE; translated from the coding sequence ATGAAGCTCATTCTGGTAAGGCATGGCAACACCTTCGCAAAAGGCGACAAGGTGGTCTGGGTTGGCGCCCGCAGCGATCTGCCCCTGGTGGAAAAGGGCAAAGAACAGGCCCAAGCCGTTGGCGAAGCGCTCAAAGAGAGCGGCATAACAGCGGATGTGCTTTATTGCGGCCCGCTCAAGCGTACGGTACAAACCGCAGAAATCGCCCTCGCGACAGCCGGTTGGGAAGGCGTCGACATGACTATCAGCGATGCCTTGCGGGAAATCGACTACGGCCTCTGGGAAGCCCGATCCAATGATGATATCCGGGCTGCCTATGGCGACAAAGATATCGATGGCTGGCAGCAGCAGAGCATCTGGCCGGATGGCTACGATTGGTCACCAGATCCGCAAACCATTCTTTCCAGCTGGAATGCCATGGTGGCAGAGATAGAAGAAACCTTCGGAGAAGATGCCACAGCCGTCATCGTGACCAGCAATGGCATCCTGAGAATCGTGGCGCCGCAATTCGGCATTGCGGCCAGCGAGGCCAAGGTAGGCACGGGGTCTCTCTGCCTCGTTGACAATGGTGTCGTAAAGATCTGGAACGCCAAGAACCTTTCGGCGTCCGAATAG
- a CDS encoding DUF302 domain-containing protein, whose translation MNYTIDKVLTGVTVEEAEPRVREALAAKGFGVLTEINVKETLKKKLGEDVAPYKILGACKPEMAHKAMMAEPKIGAMLPCNVILRTVENGTEVSAIDPLASMSAVENPALMGIATDVKNLLTEVIVDL comes from the coding sequence ATGAATTACACAATCGATAAAGTACTAACGGGCGTGACAGTGGAAGAGGCCGAACCACGCGTGCGTGAAGCGCTCGCTGCCAAGGGGTTTGGCGTGCTGACGGAAATCAACGTCAAGGAAACGCTGAAGAAAAAACTCGGTGAGGATGTTGCGCCCTATAAGATTTTAGGTGCTTGCAAGCCGGAAATGGCGCACAAGGCCATGATGGCAGAACCCAAGATTGGAGCCATGCTGCCTTGTAACGTTATTCTGCGGACGGTTGAAAATGGCACAGAGGTCAGCGCAATTGATCCGCTGGCATCCATGAGTGCTGTTGAGAATCCTGCCCTCATGGGGATTGCCACGGATGTCAAAAATTTGCTCACTGAAGTGATCGTTGATTTGTAA